The segment GAATTTCGGTGAAAAAGTAGCAGAATTGGTAGATGGCGTAAGTAAATTGACGCAAATCTCTTGTGAAACAAGAGAGCTGCAACAAGCTGAAAACTTTCGAAAAATGATGATGGCTATGGCGCAGGATATCCGTGTCATCATTATCAAATTAGCTGATAGATTACACAATATGCGCACCTTAGGCGCATTACCTTATCCCAAGAAACGTCGTATTGCTCAAGAAACTTTAGAAATTTATGCGCCTATTGCCCATCGATTGGGCATGAATAATATGCGTATCGAGTTTGAAGATCTGGGCTTTGCTGCGCTTTATCCGATACGTTATCGTGTACTGAAAGAGTCTGTACGTAAAGCGCGCGGCAACCGCCATGCCCTAATTCATAAGATTGAGCAAAAGCTTGTTAAGCAATTAGAAGTCCTGGGCATGACTGATTGCAAAGTATGGGGGCGTGAGAAGCACCTATATAGTCTCTATCAAAAAATGCAAGCAAAGCGTTTAAGTTTTACAGAGGTCATGGATGTTTATGCCTTTAGAATTATTGTTAAGAAAAAAGAAGACTGTTATACCGCTTTAGGCTGTGTGCACAGTTTGTATCGCCCTATTACCAAACGCTTCAAAGACTACATTGCTGTCCCTAAACCTAATGGTTATCAATCATTACATACTTCCTTAATTGGACCTCATGGTGTGCCTATAGAAGCACAAATTCGCACTTTTGAAATGGAGCAAATTGCTGAGCATGGTATTGCCTCACATTGGCTCTATAAATCCGGCGAACAAAACGATGCGATTTCCAAACACTTTAATACCAACCAATGGTTAAAAGGCTTGATGGATATACAAAAGCATACAGGCAACCCATTAGAATTTATTGAAAATGTGAAGATTGATCTCTATCCCAATGAGGTTTATGTTTTTACACCGAAGGGCAGTATTTTCTCATTGCCACAAGGTGCAACGTCTGTAGATTTTGCTTATTTAATTCACACAGACATTGGTAATACTTGTGTTGCGTGTAAAATTAATCGTCGTTTGGCACCTTTGAGCACACGCTTGAAAAATGGTCAAATGGTAGAAATCATCAATGCAGAAGGGACTTATCCCAATCCTGCATGGCTGAGCTTTGTTGTTACTGGTAAAGCAAAAAGTAATATTCGGCATTGGCTAAAGAATCAGCAGAGAACAGAATCTGTGCAATTAGGGCGCAGACTCATTAACGGCATATTGGCTGAAACAGGTTTGAATATCAGCGCATTTGAGCAAGAAGAACTAGATGCCATTCTACAAAGACTCAGTGTAACAAGCTTAGATAATGTTTTAGAAGAAGTTGGGCTTGGTAAACGCATGGCGGCTTTGGTTGCGCAGGTCTTTTTAGATGCACAGCATGATTCAACACCTGTACATGATAAAACCAAAGAATGTTTGGTGATTCAAGGTACAGAAGGTTTGGTTGTCACCTATGCAAGCTGTTGCTACCCTATTCCGGGTGATTTAATTATGGGATATCTGAAGCCAGGGCAAGGCATTGTCATACACACAGAAAATTGTTCAAAGATTAAAAAATATAAGAGCAAACCCAATCGTTGCATCAATGTGAAATGGGAGCGAGAAATTAAAGGTGAGTTTCAAGTACCGATTATCGTAGATGTGATTAATGATAGAGGTGTTTTAGCTCAACTTGCGAATGCTATCAGTGAAGCCAATGCAAATATCTTAAATGTAAATGTTGATCAAAGAGACACACGTGTGAATACAGTCCGATTTGTCGTCTCTGTGCGTGATAGACCACATTTAGCACGCATTATGAGAAGATTAAGAGCCGTTGGTGAAGTGACAAGGATCAAGCGTGGAAAATAATGAACAATATCCCCCAAAGAGATGTGATACAGTCCTATACATGGTTTGACTCTGTTCTAACGCTTAAGGGGGTT is part of the Candidatus Berkiella cookevillensis genome and harbors:
- a CDS encoding RelA/SpoT family protein; protein product: MFAFTDLRDLLAVYLTDAEVEKITKAYITADKAHEGQKRYTGEPYITHPIEVARILGQLKMDAECICAAILHDVIEDTRLDKKTIQANFGEKVAELVDGVSKLTQISCETRELQQAENFRKMMMAMAQDIRVIIIKLADRLHNMRTLGALPYPKKRRIAQETLEIYAPIAHRLGMNNMRIEFEDLGFAALYPIRYRVLKESVRKARGNRHALIHKIEQKLVKQLEVLGMTDCKVWGREKHLYSLYQKMQAKRLSFTEVMDVYAFRIIVKKKEDCYTALGCVHSLYRPITKRFKDYIAVPKPNGYQSLHTSLIGPHGVPIEAQIRTFEMEQIAEHGIASHWLYKSGEQNDAISKHFNTNQWLKGLMDIQKHTGNPLEFIENVKIDLYPNEVYVFTPKGSIFSLPQGATSVDFAYLIHTDIGNTCVACKINRRLAPLSTRLKNGQMVEIINAEGTYPNPAWLSFVVTGKAKSNIRHWLKNQQRTESVQLGRRLINGILAETGLNISAFEQEELDAILQRLSVTSLDNVLEEVGLGKRMAALVAQVFLDAQHDSTPVHDKTKECLVIQGTEGLVVTYASCCYPIPGDLIMGYLKPGQGIVIHTENCSKIKKYKSKPNRCINVKWEREIKGEFQVPIIVDVINDRGVLAQLANAISEANANILNVNVDQRDTRVNTVRFVVSVRDRPHLARIMRRLRAVGEVTRIKRGK